The Mercurialis annua linkage group LG8, ddMerAnnu1.2, whole genome shotgun sequence genome window below encodes:
- the LOC126661318 gene encoding protein phosphatase 2C 37-like, translated as MAGICCGVVGEGDSATGVAETSSRASRRRRLDLRPFKMVADLAVQPPSENNNKRQKVELVTRNNTVVPPLESSSRGRDCNNDDERSNKKSNADKKNKECLDLNRESVNKNLESETPKFGTTSVCGRRRDMEDAVSIQTSLTGPKTSFFGVFDGHGCSHVAMRCRERLHEIVKAEMETFREEKSVEWKQTMESSFAKMDKEVADWCIVGDESPKCRCELQTPQCDAVGSTAVVAVVTHDKIVVSNCGDSRAVLCRGGAAVSLSSDHKPDRPDELHRIQEAGGRVIYWDGPRVLGVLAMSRAIGDNYLKPYVISEPEVTMTERSDEDECLILASDGLWDVVSNETACGVARMCLRADRPSSSSPGSDSTMSSGSVESSDKACSDASILLTKLALARQSTDNVSVVVVDLRRKQR; from the exons ATGGCCGGAATTTGTTGTGGCGTCGTCGGAGAAGGTGATTCGGCTACCGGAGTAGCCGAAACAAGCTCGAGAGCTTCGAGACGGAGGAGATTGGATCTCCGGCCGTTTAAAATGGTTGCGGATTTAGCTGTTCAACCTCCGTCGGAAAACAATAATAAACGGCAGAAAGTTGAGCTTGTTACTAGAAATAATACAGTTGTTCCGCCGCTCGAAAGCTCTTCTCGTGGTCGGGACTGTAATAACGATGATGAACGGAGTAATAAGAAGTCGAATGCTGATAAGAAAAACAAAGagtgtttggatttaaatcgcGAGTCTGTTAATAAAAACTTAGAATCGGAAACTCCGAAATTCGGTACGACTTCTGTTTGCGGTAGAAGACGGGATATGGAAGACGCTGTGTCGATCCAGACGTCGTTAACCGGTCCGAAAACTTCGTTTTTCGGCGTTTTCGACGGTCACGGTTGCTCTCAT GTTGCGATGAGATGCAGAGAGCGGTTACATGAAATAGTGAAGGCAGAAATGGAAACGTTTCGAGAAGAGAAGAGCGTCGAGTGGAAGCAAACAATGGAGAGCAGCTTTGCGAAGATGGATAAAGAGGTGGCGGATTGGTGTATCGTCGGAGATGAATCTCCGAAATGCCGCTGTGAGCTTCAGACTCCTCAGTGCGACGCCGTTGGATCGACTGCTGTTGTTGCTGTTGTGACTCATGATAAGATCGTCGTCTCTAATTGCGGCGATTCCCGCGCTGTGCTCTGCCGTGGCGGCGCTGCTGTCTCACTTTCCTCTGATCATAAG CCTGATCGGCCAGATGAACTGCACCGAATACAAGAAGCCGGCGGTCGTGTAATCTACTGGGACGGGCCGAGAGTCTTGGGTGTTCTAGCCATGTCGAGAGCAATCG GCGATAATTATCTGAAACCGTATGTGATATCGGAGCCGGAGGTGACAATGACGGAACGATCCGACGAGGACGAGTGTCTTATATTAGCAAGTGACGGTCTATGGGATGTAGTCTCAAACGAGACAGCCTGTGGCGTTGCACGAATGTGTTTACGGGCAGATAGGCCGTCGTCTTCATCGCCGGGGAGCGATTCCACCATGAGTAGCGGTTCTGTTGAGAGTTCCGATAAGGCGTGTTCTGATGCTTCAATTCTGTTGACTAAGCTTGCTTTGGCTAGACAAAGTACGGATAATGTTAGTGTTGTTGTGGTTGATTTAAGAAGGAAACAACGTTAA